CCCGTCGGTGACGCGCGACGCCGCATCATTCCTCCGACGGAACATGTGGGCGTCATCGACAACCACGAGGCGAGTTCCAAGCCGCGGCAGCATCTCCGCCAGGCGCTGCTTCAGTTCCTGTTCGGTGCCTGCGTCTGGCAGCCCGCACGCCTTCGAGATGGTCGCTAGCAGCCCGCGAGCCTCCTGGTTCGAAGCCGCGACGACATAGACGTATGGCGTGGAGAGCACGCCCTCCCCCGATCGAGTCCGCCATTGCTCCGGCTTCTGCATTGCACGCTCAATCAGGATGTTGGTGACCGCTTGGGTCTTCCCCATGTGGGACGCACCGCTGACTGCAAGCCACCGCTGGTTGGTGGCGCGGTGGTGCCGGATCAGACGGTCAAATCCATCGCTGATCGTCTGTTCGAACGGTCCGGGAATGTGGACCATGTGGATCCAGGAGAAGAGATCATCTTCGTTGGTCGGTGGCGACTGATTGCGGAACTGATGGATCGAGGGCCAATCATCGAGTCGCTCGAACACGCTCGACCTCATGACGGGTCCTCCGCATCCAGGGCGGCCAACGCATCGGCAAGGTTCCATCCGCCGGACTGCCAGTCCACGGAAGGTTCGACAACCTTCCCCGTTCGGAACGACACGACGTTGTGCGCAGCGGTACGCATCGCCTCCTCGGCTCCGTGGATCACGTGCCGCGCGACCCGCGCGGCGTGGCTGTTCTTGGCGAGTTCCTTCGCTCCCTGGGCTCGGGCCTCCCAGCCCGCGCGGACGTCCGCGAACGGCATGACGGCTACACCTGCCTCAGCCGGGGTCTTGAGAACCTTCACCGCGAGCCCGTCGGGCGTGGGCCAGTAGATCCGGCCCATCCGACCCGGGTCGAAGTAGAACGTCATCGGCTCTCGCTTGCCGGTTCGCCATGCGGAGGCCCGGATGATCTGTTCGAAGTCTTCGCAGACGAACGTCTGGCGCCCGATTCGGATCCCCTCGTCTTGTGGCGTCATCTCAACCCGGTGAAGCAGCCCGAGAAGTCGTGTGGGGTCACGCTGCGCGCGGATGTGGACGTCTTGGTTGATCGAGAAGGCAACCGCCTGTGCCGGGGTGAAAAAGCGCTTCGATGCTGACGGGTGCGGCAAGCCGGTATGCGGTCGGGTGACGTAGTCCTGCTGCCACGCGTTCGCCATCGCCTGGAATTCCTGGACAGTGAGGACCGGATCGGGTTCGCTGTGTGGCCGGTTCTCGACGTTGTTCCCCTTGTGCCCCGGTACGAGTTGGCACCACCTCGCGAAGGAGTTGATGGCCGATTCGACGTAGGCCTTGTCAGTTGGCTGGCGCGTGCGGGCCCATTCGATGGTGACGCCCAACTGGGTGCAGTGGCCGATCACGCGGGCGTTCTCTTCCTCCGCCCCGTGGTCGAAGACAACGGTTCCAGGGAGCGCAGCCGGTGGCGTGCCCTCTCCACGCCAGGCGTTGAGCGACAGTTCGTTACGCACAAGAGTCGGCACCCCGGTAGTTGCCAGATCACTCCCCGGCACGACCGCTGCTTCACCGCCCGCCATGTCCCACAGGAGCAGAGCAAGGTCCGCTCCCTTTGGCGCTCCCGGGACGATCCGGACCCACAGGTACCGGGTGGAGGTGCAGATCGCGAAGACCGCATGCGCCTTCACCCGCCCATTTTCGCCGCGGACAAAGACATCGAGTGGCGTCGAATCCATCTCGATGCGATCCGCGAAATCGAAAGCCCTGTGTCGTGCACCGTGTGTGTGAGGGCGGTTGGCCTGCTGCTGCCGAACCCGCGCCGACTGAGGTCCCTTGCCCCGGTTCAGGTAGTTCACCATCTTCGTGAACTTCTCGGACGAGACCACCGTCGGGCCGAACGGCACTGCGTCGGTAGCGAGGTCTTCGTGAAGGGTGACCAGGCCCTGCTTGGCGAGTTCGGCGAGGAAGAGGCCGTGCAGGTTTCCACGGCCCTTCGTGCTGCTCGTCCGCTGGTCCGCTACGAAGTCGCGAGCGACCGCCAGGACCTCCGGGTCGAGGTCCAGTGCCCCGTTGGCGTCCAGCACGCGGTCTGCGGCAGGGACCAGGCCGACGATTCCCGACTCTCGATAGTCCCTGATGCTGCGGTGCATCTTGGACTTGTTCATGCCAAGTTCGGCCATCTTCGCGGCACGACGTTGGCTCATCGTCGTCGTGCTGGCGTCGTACGGCCCACCCTCAGTCGAGCGCCCGTGGATCACGTCGATCATGTGGGCTTCAAGAGCCCTGGCCTTGTCCCGCTTGACCTTCGGGATCCAGTTCATGAGTTCGTGCTCAGCACCGAAAGGACGTCGCGGTGTTGCTTCGCATGCCTCGAATGTCTTTGCGCGAATCACCTCGCTCAAGGGGATGCGTTCGACCTCGCCGTTGACTTCAACGATTACGTGAAGCGCACCGTTCTCTTCCACGGTCTTCAAGACCCGCGCGGCGGCACCCGCCATGTCGGACACGCAACTGTCGAGGCTCAGGCGGATGTTGACGGTGAGCGGGGCCGGGGTTTCGTCGGTCATGCCGCACCACCCGTCTCTGCCCAATGGAGCGCAGCGTGGAGCGAAATCGGTTCGTTGAGGTCGAGCGAAGCGAAACCGCGAGCGACCGCGAAGCAGGCGGCGTGGAGGCCTACCAGAGACGGGCATCCTGGAGCCGGGAAGTCGATCCCTTCCAGCCCCAGGTGGCGACGGACAATCCCGTAGAAGCCGCCGATGGTTCGGGGGCGGTGCGGGCGGACTACCTGTGTCCAGTTGTAGAGCGTCGGATTTGGATGCCGATACTGAGCAAGGCGCTTTAGGTTGATCTGTCGCTGCTTCGACATCGAACCGAGCAACTCGAATTCGATGTGGCCGAAGCCGAGAGTTTCACCGACGAGCGCGAACAGTCGTTGGTTCCACTCCTCCGCGGCCCGGTCATCTGGCTTGACCGCGTGGACCACCAGGCGGCCATCGCGAATCGTTGCCAAGTCAGGGAAGTGGACCACGCTTCCGTCGCGATGCCGCCACACCATCGCGAACGGCTGGCTGAAGATCTCGGTCACCTTGGGGTCAAGGACGAGTTCAGTCGCGTGAGCCAGTTCGAGTTGCGATTCGAGTTCGAGCATCGTTGCGTATTCCCCGCGCATGACGGGGAGCATGGCGATGCGACTCTCGGCCCCCTTGAAGGTGCCAATCCGGCGTGCCGGACGAAGGCCTCTCAGCGAAGGGACCTTGACCTCACCGATCGGGTGGATGACTGGCTTGTCGTTCACGTTCCAGATGACTCGGCACCGGGACGGGTCCAAGTCACCCGACGCAATCAGATCTATCGTCTGCTGGCGGGTGAGCGACCTGCCCACGGCCTCCCGCATCGAGGGGGCCATGCGCCGGGTACCGCGGCGTGCCGTGGACCTCGGCATGAGCGGATGCGTCTCTGGCAGCAGCGGCCATCCCAAATCGTCACCGACGGGGAGCCCTTCCGGGGCGAGTTCGACGATGCTCATCAGCCGAGTCCTCCGGCATGGGATACCCGGCTCACGAAGGGCTGGCATGGAATGTGTCGGCCCAATACGGGACACTTGGACACAGCGGTGCCCTCTCGTCGTGCTTGCTCTGATTGCTCCGACGAATGCACCGCAAGTCAGGTCTCTGCTGGTGCAAACAGCGGGGGCCTGACGCCATTTCTGGCGGATCGCGGGACGTCGTCTGGCTTGCAACGGTACGCCGCCGTCGCGGTCGATGGCTAGCCCGGATTTCAGCGATAAGTCAGCGTTTTCGGCCGATATAACTTAACGTGTTGATCCGTAAAGTCAGAGGAGGCGTTGACATGTCCGTTGACCAGCCACGATGGCCGAACCTCAGCCAGCGCACTCGAAGTCGACTCACAGCGTTCACTGACCCATTGCGCCCCGGAGTCACCACGGCACCATGCCGACTCCCTGGCTGCGACGAGCGCGTCGAGCGACGGGACACCTCCGGACGACCACGCTTCTTCCATGACCGGAAGTGCGCAATCGAGTTCCGGACCCGCCGCAGCGCCCTCGACGCGGCCGTTGAAGAACTCGCTGAACTCCTTGAGTCAGGTCACCACACGACACGAGATGCGAACCGGATTCGAGCCGACCTCGAATGGCTGCTCGACCAGCGCAGCCTCTACGTTGCACCCGGGGCCTGGCGGCATGGCCCGTCGGACGCAGCGCCTGCTGACGCGAACTCGCCTGCCACCGATGCATACCTGAACTCGGCATACCTCGCACGGCGCAAGCCCAGCCCAATTGACCCCTGCCCCACCTGCAAGGGCGGCGGCGACCTCAGTCATCTGCGAGCCGAGATCACTCGCCCGAGGAACGGAAGGGACTATCAGGCGGAGGCCCGGCTGGCCCGTCGGGCCAAGATGGATGCGCTCGCGCGCCTTGCGGCAGAGATCGAGAACGCAGAGAGGGTGGCGCCGAATCTGGCCTGGGGCGACGCCATGCTCGAAGTTCGGCGGATGGCCGCAGAAGCCGAGCGGCACCTGATGAAGTCACTGAACCACGAGGCAGGGGGCTAGAAACAAGGCCTCGGCCTAGCGAGTACGTCCCGCCGATGCCCCGTTCGGGTCGACCTCGATTGGCACGAGGTGCCTCCGCTCGAACCACTCGATGCGAAACGACCGCCGCACGCCCTCCTCAACGAACGCAACGAGGAACCGGTTCGAGTTCGCCGTAAGTGGCCACTCGACCACATATCCCAGATACGGCTTCAGTGCCCCCGCACGCTTGATGAAGACAAAGCGCTGCTCATGACCTGCATACGGGCCCCACGCGTCGTTCTTCGGAGGAGAGGCCACGGAACAAACGATAGAACATACGTTCGATGACGCCCCCGGGGTTGGTTCCTTGCGTCGCTGTGTGCGCCCCAGATCCCAGCGCAAGCGTCCGGGACAATCGCTCGTCGGTGAGGTACATGTAGGACTGCGGTGGGCGAAGCCCGTCTTCGATGTCGGCGAGGGCAACGGGCGCGTCGAAACGCGTCACATCACGCACGCGAATCACGAACGCAGCCTCAGCGCCGTCGTAGTAATCGAAGAACGGATCTTCTTCGATGCCGCCAACATCGCTATATCGGGACCACGCCGCGGTTGGAGCCACGCGATCGATGCCCTCGATCGCGAAAGCGCCGACGACACGCTGCACCGGCGCCGTCGCGTAGATGACGACGTGCGTGACATCGGCCGGAAGACCCTGCCGACGAAACTCAACCTTCTTCGTTCCAGACAGGATGGCGTCTGCGTACCTCGGGTGGATGGAGAACAGGGCTACGCGTCCGACCTGGTCGACAACCATTCTCGCCCCTCCTCTCTGATGCGCTGAACCTGCTGGGGCCAGCCGTTCACGGCCTTCTCCGCCCGTAGTTCGTCGATGGTGATGGGGTTCCCTCGAAGCACCCTGTCCTGGCGGAACTTCACGACGAGCACGTCGCCGCGTCGGGCCAGAGCCTGGATATCCGCGAGAGCGTAGACGGTGCGATTGCCAACCTCGGCGAGGATCTCGTCGGGGTCCTGGCTGACCAGGGTGGACTCGCACACCCCAATCACAAACACCGCCTTCTCATCATGACTCCGATAAAACAACACCGGGTCGCCGGGCTTGAGGAGGCGCGTCGAAGCATTGCAGAGATAGGCCTTGCGCAGCGCGTTGCCGAAGGGTCGCGTGCCGACGTCCGCGGCTGAGAAGAGTGCCCCATCGTCGGGCTCGGCGTCCGGAAACAGAACCCGGTGCCAACGCGGCTCGATGGGGATGATGAAGGGCGTGGTCGCGTCCCACGCGATCCACGGCGGGCCATAGGCAATGTGCTGCTCTAGCGGAGTCAGCGTGGTGTCTTTCGGCGCAACGAGGCTCTTGGCGAAGACCATCTCCCCTGAGTCGGTGGTCACCCCCGCGAGCGGCTCGAAGCCGAACCCGCGCAGGACTGCTGACAGCGCTTCTTGCTTTGGATAGAGCGTGACGAAGATGCCCTCGTAGCCCTCCGCATGCGCCTGCTCGAACGCTGCCTTGAGTAGCAACTCGCCGTACTTCTGTCCGCTGTATTCGTCAGCCACCTTGAAGGTGCACAACTTCAATTGAGGTCCAGGCAAACCATGTTCGCCGGTGGGCTCCCTCTTCAGAATGACGAGACCAGCGTGCTCGCCTGCGCCGTCAATGAGCAGGGCATCGCGTTGCGACTGCGCGGCCTTCTGGAACCAAGCGACGAAGGGTGGGTAGTCGGCCTTGAGCCCATCGAAGATTGGGTCGTCGATGTTCAACTCGTGCGTCTTGACTCGTCGGACCGACGGTGGGACCGAGGGAAGGTCGACGTGGAGCGTCCGGAGTAGATTGACAGCGTCGGCCAGCCGGAGGACACGCTGGTCGACGCCCATCCGCGCCGCCTTGCGATGGATCCCGTCGTCCTCGGTAACGAGGTAGCCAACTGCGTGCCCAACCACCGAAGCAAGCAGTGCGTCGTCGACCGCATCGTTTGACCCCGGAACTGCCTC
The sequence above is a segment of the Nocardioides jiangxiensis genome. Coding sequences within it:
- a CDS encoding AAA family ATPase translates to MFERLDDWPSIHQFRNQSPPTNEDDLFSWIHMVHIPGPFEQTISDGFDRLIRHHRATNQRWLAVSGASHMGKTQAVTNILIERAMQKPEQWRTRSGEGVLSTPYVYVVAASNQEARGLLATISKACGLPDAGTEQELKQRLAEMLPRLGTRLVVVDDAHMFRRRNDAASRVTDGLRKILEIPVPFAFVGVDLHSSALLYRSSRNNDTAHQLERRHFPISLEPLDRRRDVVAAAELAHNFRKRMAAVTGLDIADALRDAEALAVVLHRSQGRPGSFLNVLKQAVIEAIAENDGVLTAGRLVAEAHRAPLGPLMEGD
- a CDS encoding ASCH domain-containing protein, whose amino-acid sequence is MVVDQVGRVALFSIHPRYADAILSGTKKVEFRRQGLPADVTHVVIYATAPVQRVVGAFAIEGIDRVAPTAAWSRYSDVGGIEEDPFFDYYDGAEAAFVIRVRDVTRFDAPVALADIEDGLRPPQSYMYLTDERLSRTLALGSGAHTATQGTNPGGVIERMFYRLFRGLSSEERRVGPVCRS
- a CDS encoding GNAT family N-acetyltransferase codes for the protein MLFLIDSNVAIKADPLGHVLEAGVDVAMEFLRLVSTHHHDLRTHPASRIDFDRIADPKKRAARLALFGRYTQITSPPQITAAQIAELGEAVPGSNDAVDDALLASVVGHAVGYLVTEDDGIHRKAARMGVDQRVLRLADAVNLLRTLHVDLPSVPPSVRRVKTHELNIDDPIFDGLKADYPPFVAWFQKAAQSQRDALLIDGAGEHAGLVILKREPTGEHGLPGPQLKLCTFKVADEYSGQKYGELLLKAAFEQAHAEGYEGIFVTLYPKQEALSAVLRGFGFEPLAGVTTDSGEMVFAKSLVAPKDTTLTPLEQHIAYGPPWIAWDATTPFIIPIEPRWHRVLFPDAEPDDGALFSAADVGTRPFGNALRKAYLCNASTRLLKPGDPVLFYRSHDEKAVFVIGVCESTLVSQDPDEILAEVGNRTVYALADIQALARRGDVLVVKFRQDRVLRGNPITIDELRAEKAVNGWPQQVQRIREEGREWLSTRSDA